The proteins below are encoded in one region of Sulfolobus islandicus Y.N.15.51:
- a CDS encoding phosphoglycolate phosphatase encodes MIKLVLMDLDGTLTEDRDSTRIDLDAIYAIRLLQEKRIKVGLVSGNSYPILRGLYTYLYLDGGIVAENGCIVFYKEKYRLCKQMDKSLVIEFKSLFKLRDTWQNEYRECDFGFVPAKLTDEMINWAKEKNLYIKSSGYAVHIAYNAAGKSVGVEKLLQLQGLKKEDVAAIGDSSTDIELFQQVGFKVAVGNADDELKDIADYITSNKSGKGVREFVDKLLKGELDVIK; translated from the coding sequence ATGATAAAATTAGTTTTAATGGATTTAGATGGAACGTTAACCGAAGATAGGGATTCTACGAGAATTGACCTAGATGCAATTTACGCAATAAGGCTCTTGCAGGAAAAAAGGATTAAAGTAGGTTTAGTTAGCGGAAATTCTTACCCAATCCTTAGAGGGCTTTACACATATCTTTATTTAGATGGTGGAATTGTCGCAGAAAACGGATGTATAGTATTTTACAAGGAAAAATATAGGTTATGTAAACAAATGGATAAGAGTCTAGTAATTGAATTTAAATCTCTATTTAAGTTAAGGGATACATGGCAAAATGAGTATAGAGAATGTGATTTTGGTTTCGTCCCCGCAAAATTAACTGATGAAATGATAAATTGGGCTAAAGAAAAGAATCTGTATATTAAAAGTAGCGGATATGCTGTTCATATTGCATATAATGCAGCAGGGAAAAGTGTAGGAGTGGAAAAGTTGCTTCAATTACAAGGTTTAAAGAAAGAAGATGTAGCAGCTATTGGTGATTCGTCAACTGATATAGAATTGTTTCAACAAGTAGGATTTAAAGTAGCAGTAGGAAATGCGGATGATGAACTGAAAGATATAGCTGATTATATAACAAGTAATAAAAGCGGAAAAGGTGTAAGGGAATTTGTGGATAAATTACTAAAAGGGGAGCTTGATGTCATCAAGTGA
- a CDS encoding DUF1512 domain-containing protein produces MSLITLAQTSLNQASSLYYILTYVLFFVLLFLLYLPGVNTRLTVSMLARGIEGQLSMIERYLNESKSKMEQLLKERGVQDPKPFIERVSEMFIIDPVNVEPTDIISRMKLLLRSGEDKIRDLITLMVPNIDNVNRSKLEVSAEVVNSLNLIYKVVRHYLILAKKLNSVVLLYQLQFVVPQLVKISEAYSKAMSTFIRGIPVGDSLGPLVAAYLFMNADKKWNPSRDTVAGEVEFEGRRLVVIKAEGPMATVGRPGEAVENAVEEYKGKVTRIITIDAALKLEGENTGAIAEGTGVAMGDPGPEKISIERVAVRYNIPIDAVIVKMSMEEAITEMRKEIYQAAPKALELVKKIILERTKPGDIVVVVGVGNTAGVAQ; encoded by the coding sequence ATGAGTTTAATTACTTTAGCACAAACATCTTTAAATCAAGCAAGTTCTCTTTACTACATTCTAACATATGTACTATTCTTTGTTTTATTATTTCTGCTATATTTGCCTGGTGTTAATACAAGGCTGACTGTATCGATGTTAGCTAGAGGTATAGAGGGTCAATTAAGTATGATTGAAAGATACTTGAATGAGTCCAAGAGTAAAATGGAGCAGTTATTAAAAGAAAGAGGTGTTCAAGATCCAAAACCATTTATTGAAAGAGTATCTGAAATGTTTATAATAGATCCAGTAAACGTAGAGCCAACGGATATAATAAGTAGAATGAAGCTATTGCTTAGAAGTGGAGAGGATAAGATAAGAGATCTTATAACCCTTATGGTTCCAAATATAGACAACGTTAATAGGAGTAAATTGGAAGTTTCTGCAGAAGTAGTAAATTCGTTGAATCTAATATACAAAGTAGTGAGGCATTACTTAATCTTAGCTAAAAAGCTAAATAGTGTGGTTCTTCTTTATCAATTACAATTTGTTGTTCCACAACTTGTCAAGATATCTGAAGCATACTCAAAGGCAATGAGTACTTTCATAAGAGGAATACCAGTAGGGGATTCATTAGGTCCCTTGGTGGCGGCTTATCTATTTATGAATGCTGATAAAAAATGGAATCCTAGTAGAGATACTGTAGCAGGAGAGGTGGAATTTGAAGGTAGAAGATTGGTCGTAATAAAGGCTGAGGGTCCTATGGCTACAGTAGGAAGGCCTGGGGAAGCAGTAGAGAATGCTGTAGAAGAGTATAAAGGTAAAGTTACAAGAATTATAACTATAGATGCTGCGTTGAAATTAGAAGGCGAAAATACTGGGGCCATAGCTGAAGGTACTGGAGTTGCAATGGGTGATCCAGGCCCAGAAAAGATAAGCATAGAGAGAGTTGCTGTAAGGTACAACATACCGATAGATGCGGTAATAGTGAAGATGAGCATGGAGGAGGCAATTACTGAAATGAGGAAGGAAATCTATCAAGCTGCACCTAAGGCATTGGAATTAGTAAAGAAGATAATTCTAGAAAGAACTAAACCTGGAGATATAGTAGTAGTAGTAGGAGTAGGGAATACTGCAGGGGTGGCTCAATAA
- a CDS encoding metal-dependent hydrolase has translation MAQLRWLGHAATLLIFGNKSVIIDPMIKDNPLSPVKIDYFKNNLDIIIVTHDHYDHLGDTLELLKMNPKAKLYATYDLEAYLAETYKISEESIIPANVGGFVEVDGIKLALTKAVHSSTHSDPTGAIVSAEGITIYHAGDTGLFEDMKLIGEVFKPDYALLPIGGRFTMDPYQASISVEFIKPKKGAIPIHYNTWDLIKVDVNDFVKLVKNKGYNPIVLQPGQTITL, from the coding sequence ATGGCACAGTTAAGATGGTTAGGCCATGCAGCAACCTTGTTAATATTTGGAAATAAGAGTGTAATAATAGACCCGATGATAAAGGATAACCCATTAAGCCCGGTAAAAATAGACTATTTTAAAAATAACTTGGACATCATAATCGTAACTCATGACCACTACGATCACTTAGGAGATACATTAGAATTACTAAAAATGAATCCTAAGGCAAAACTCTACGCAACTTACGATTTGGAAGCTTACTTGGCGGAGACCTATAAAATATCCGAGGAAAGTATTATCCCAGCTAATGTAGGGGGATTTGTAGAAGTGGATGGAATAAAGCTTGCATTGACCAAAGCTGTGCATTCAAGTACACATAGTGATCCAACTGGCGCAATAGTATCGGCTGAAGGAATTACGATATACCATGCAGGAGATACTGGATTATTTGAGGACATGAAATTAATTGGAGAAGTATTTAAGCCTGATTACGCACTATTGCCAATAGGTGGAAGGTTTACAATGGACCCCTATCAAGCATCAATAAGCGTTGAGTTTATTAAGCCTAAAAAAGGCGCGATACCAATACACTACAATACTTGGGATCTAATAAAAGTTGACGTAAATGACTTTGTTAAACTAGTTAAAAACAAAGGATATAATCCCATAGTGTTACAACCTGGTCAAACTATAACGTTGTGA
- the pheS gene encoding phenylalanine--tRNA ligase subunit alpha, translating into MLSENEAKILFFLKDLKRTNSIEISTKIGIPESSVLSLIELLREKGYVKTEIISEKYYVLTEEGRKRKENGLPEDILINSLNGQEKDLNEIKNTLDEDFNIAISWAKRKGLIEIKEGKVIPKVKTYTSPEYLALLNLEKADINTINLLKKRGLIEEKERKIVNVKLVKEPKESEIGISNLTREMIVSGEWKKYKLRKYNVEAFPPYYTISKKHYFREFLEKVKDIMISLGFKEINTGYIEMEFYNFDLLFQPQDHPAREIHDSFAVEGLGNIEDKELLSNVKEIHEKFWKYEWKQDITLRLMLRSQTTATTARVLASRPKAPQKLFTLGKVFRPDAIDATHLIEFHQLDGVIIDDNFTFRELLGVLKEIFYRLGIKEIKFKPAYFPFTEPSVEAYGYLEKLGWVEMCGAGLLRPEILSSVGIDSIAGAWGIGIERLAMSFLNISDIRLLYSNNIEYIRDMKVKIE; encoded by the coding sequence ATGTTAAGTGAGAACGAAGCTAAGATATTGTTTTTTTTAAAAGATCTTAAAAGAACAAATTCTATAGAAATTTCAACAAAAATAGGTATTCCAGAAAGTTCGGTCCTAAGTTTAATTGAGTTATTAAGAGAAAAGGGTTATGTAAAAACGGAGATAATATCTGAGAAATATTATGTATTAACTGAAGAGGGAAGGAAAAGAAAGGAAAACGGACTGCCCGAAGACATTTTAATAAATTCATTGAATGGACAAGAAAAAGATCTAAACGAGATAAAAAATACTCTTGATGAGGACTTTAATATTGCAATTAGTTGGGCAAAGAGAAAGGGATTAATAGAGATAAAAGAAGGAAAAGTAATACCTAAAGTAAAAACTTATACATCACCCGAATATCTTGCTCTATTAAATCTTGAAAAAGCTGATATTAATACAATAAATTTGCTTAAAAAAAGGGGGCTTATAGAAGAAAAGGAAAGGAAAATTGTAAACGTGAAGTTAGTAAAAGAACCTAAAGAGTCAGAGATCGGGATTTCAAATCTTACTAGAGAAATGATAGTTAGTGGTGAATGGAAAAAGTATAAACTTAGAAAGTATAATGTAGAAGCATTTCCTCCCTATTATACTATTAGTAAAAAACATTATTTTAGAGAATTCCTAGAAAAAGTCAAGGATATTATGATTAGCTTAGGATTTAAAGAGATTAATACAGGGTATATTGAAATGGAATTTTATAATTTTGACCTTCTATTTCAACCTCAAGATCATCCAGCCAGGGAAATTCACGATAGCTTTGCAGTAGAGGGTTTGGGAAATATAGAGGATAAAGAGTTGCTAAGTAATGTAAAGGAAATTCACGAGAAATTCTGGAAGTACGAATGGAAACAAGATATTACGCTAAGGTTAATGTTAAGAAGCCAAACTACAGCTACAACTGCAAGAGTCCTAGCCTCAAGACCAAAGGCACCTCAAAAACTGTTCACTTTAGGTAAAGTCTTCAGACCAGACGCAATAGATGCAACTCATTTGATAGAATTTCACCAATTAGATGGTGTAATTATAGATGATAATTTCACGTTTAGGGAGCTATTAGGTGTTCTAAAGGAAATATTTTATAGGTTAGGAATTAAAGAAATCAAATTTAAACCAGCATACTTCCCATTTACGGAACCTAGCGTAGAAGCCTATGGATATCTGGAAAAATTGGGTTGGGTGGAGATGTGTGGAGCTGGACTGTTAAGGCCAGAAATACTAAGTTCGGTTGGAATAGACAGCATAGCCGGAGCTTGGGGCATAGGAATTGAAAGGCTCGCTATGAGCTTTCTGAACATTAGCGATATTAGATTACTTTATTCGAATAATATAGAATATATAAGGGATATGAAAGTGAAAATAGAGTGA
- a CDS encoding HD domain-containing protein, whose translation MKKVYDEIYAYIKLDDREAKIIDMPEFQRLRRIKQTSLAYLVYPGATHTRFSHSLGTFYLTTILSEKFKQLGIITDEESTYLKYSALLHDIGQFPFSHSLEPLYLEKGLSNKDLRYMIISKSPYFRDFFDKESIDYNKILDILNGNSMISSIINSDVDVDRMDYLVRDSRHTGVQLGNIDLYRLLDTIFYGNNNEIIVQDKGIYSLENFFISRLHMYQAVYYHKTIIGYELMLREIFRTIHDCCYSSILSVDNLRDLVYDSSISYWDDEWVFMILYTYLYSSNSPLYLKDKIRNFLDRRGPKVVYEEVSYNNEMKGGDVEIKELVDRLERNQIPRTSIYPIEEKIKILSKDKINIISKNNEINIIKYKSTLINHIPETLTIRRIYVDHEYAKRARDVVP comes from the coding sequence ATGAAGAAAGTATATGACGAGATTTATGCCTATATTAAACTTGATGATAGAGAAGCCAAGATAATAGACATGCCTGAGTTTCAACGCCTAAGGAGAATAAAACAGACAAGTTTAGCGTACCTGGTATATCCTGGTGCTACTCACACTAGATTTAGCCACTCATTAGGCACCTTTTATCTTACTACAATTTTAAGTGAGAAATTCAAACAACTAGGAATAATAACTGATGAAGAGTCAACCTATCTAAAGTACTCTGCATTACTCCACGATATAGGTCAATTTCCTTTTAGTCATAGTCTCGAGCCTCTATATCTAGAAAAAGGATTATCAAATAAGGATTTAAGATATATGATAATTTCCAAGTCCCCTTACTTTAGGGATTTTTTTGATAAAGAGTCAATTGACTACAATAAGATTCTAGATATTTTAAATGGAAATTCTATGATTTCATCAATTATAAACAGTGACGTAGATGTTGATAGGATGGATTATCTAGTTAGAGATTCGAGACACACAGGGGTGCAATTAGGCAATATTGATTTGTATAGACTTCTAGATACTATCTTCTATGGGAATAATAACGAAATTATTGTCCAAGATAAAGGCATATACAGTTTAGAGAACTTTTTCATATCCAGACTTCACATGTATCAGGCTGTATATTATCATAAGACGATAATAGGTTATGAGTTAATGCTGAGAGAAATTTTTAGAACTATTCATGATTGCTGCTATTCGTCAATTTTAAGCGTTGATAATTTAAGAGATCTTGTATATGATTCCTCAATATCCTATTGGGATGATGAATGGGTCTTCATGATCCTTTACACATATCTCTATTCCTCTAACTCTCCCCTTTATTTAAAAGACAAAATAAGGAATTTCTTGGATAGAAGAGGTCCTAAGGTCGTTTATGAAGAGGTCTCTTATAATAACGAGATGAAAGGAGGAGATGTTGAGATTAAGGAGCTAGTTGACCGATTAGAGAGAAATCAAATTCCTAGGACTTCAATATATCCCATTGAGGAAAAAATAAAAATACTCAGTAAGGATAAAATAAATATAATTTCGAAGAATAATGAGATTAATATAATTAAGTATAAATCCACGTTAATTAATCATATACCAGAGACTTTAACTATTAGAAGAATTTATGTAGATCATGAATACGCCAAGAGAGCTAGAGATGTCGTTCCATGA
- the map gene encoding type II methionyl aminopeptidase gives MTEDELNKLLLAGKIAAKARDEVSLNVKANAKVLDICEEVESIILENKAFPSFPCNISINSEAAHYSPVINDEKRIPEGAVVKLDLGAHIDGYISDTATTISLDAKYQRLLDASKTALEAAIANFRAGLSVGEIGRVIEKMIRAQGYKPIRNLGGHLIRRYELHAGVFIPNVYERGLGAIQSDSVYAIEPFATDGGGEVVEGKDVTIYSLKNPNVKGLSARESELLDFIYTHFNYLPFSERWLKEFSTNVDELRNNIKNLIKKGVLRGYPILLEIKKGVVSQFEHTVIVKGNSIIVSTKSL, from the coding sequence ATGACTGAGGATGAACTTAACAAGCTCTTATTAGCAGGAAAAATTGCAGCTAAGGCTAGAGATGAAGTTTCCTTAAACGTTAAGGCTAATGCCAAGGTTTTAGATATTTGTGAAGAGGTTGAGAGTATAATACTCGAAAATAAGGCATTTCCATCATTTCCATGTAATATATCCATTAATTCAGAAGCAGCTCATTATAGTCCAGTTATAAATGATGAAAAGAGAATTCCGGAAGGTGCAGTAGTTAAGTTAGATTTGGGAGCTCATATTGATGGTTATATTAGTGATACCGCTACTACCATTAGTTTAGACGCTAAGTATCAAAGGTTGTTAGATGCCTCTAAAACCGCTCTTGAAGCTGCAATTGCTAATTTTAGGGCTGGACTAAGCGTAGGCGAGATAGGTAGAGTTATTGAAAAAATGATAAGAGCTCAAGGATATAAGCCGATAAGGAACTTGGGAGGTCATCTTATAAGGCGCTATGAACTTCATGCTGGCGTCTTTATACCCAATGTTTATGAAAGGGGATTAGGCGCTATACAATCTGATTCTGTTTACGCGATAGAGCCGTTCGCTACTGATGGGGGTGGTGAGGTAGTAGAAGGGAAGGATGTTACAATATATTCCTTAAAAAATCCCAATGTGAAAGGTCTTTCTGCGAGAGAGAGTGAACTGCTAGATTTTATATATACACATTTTAATTATCTGCCATTTTCAGAGAGATGGCTTAAGGAATTTTCTACCAATGTCGACGAATTAAGAAATAATATAAAAAATTTAATTAAAAAAGGTGTATTAAGAGGATATCCTATCCTACTTGAGATTAAAAAAGGCGTTGTTTCCCAGTTCGAGCATACCGTTATAGTTAAGGGCAATTCAATTATAGTGTCTACAAAGTCTCTTTGA